From Quercus lobata isolate SW786 chromosome 1, ValleyOak3.0 Primary Assembly, whole genome shotgun sequence, one genomic window encodes:
- the LOC115993904 gene encoding uncharacterized protein LOC115993904: MTSQASTQPYWSAPTQTWYKANFDSALFSSTDAAGLGVVIRDNVGAVIGALSMHIPLPQSVATMKALACSRVVQFAVEISLHEVIFEGDAAVVIQAVKNREADQSAHGHIVGDIQDQVSLLAFSEFCFVPHSCNRVADALAKRARTGPEFQVWLEDCPEDIAHLVMAEVS, translated from the coding sequence ATGACATCTCAAGCTTCAACTCAGCCTTACTGGAGTGCCCCGACACAGACTTGGTACAAGGCCAACTTTGATAGCGCTCTGTTTTCCTCCACTGACGCAGCCGGATTGGGCGTGGTCATACGTGACAATGTAGGTGCAGTCATTGGTGCACTTTCCATGCATATCCCGCTCCCTCAATCAGTGGCAACAATGAAGGCACTAGCTTGCAGTCGTGTAGTCCAGTTCGCAGTTGAGATTAGTCTCCATGAAGTGATATTTGAAGGAGATGCTGCAGTGGTCATCCAAGCAGTTAAGAACAGAGAAGCAGACCAGTCAGCGCATGGTCACATAGTTGGTGACATCCAAGACCAAGTTTCTCTTTTAgctttttctgaattttgttttgttcctcATTCATGTAATAGAGTAGCTGATGCCTTAGCTAAACGGGCTAGAACAGGTCCTGAATTTCAAGTTTGGTTGGAAGACTGTCCTGAGGACATAGCCCATTTGGTTATGGCCGAAGTAtcctga